The following coding sequences lie in one Lolium perenne isolate Kyuss_39 chromosome 2, Kyuss_2.0, whole genome shotgun sequence genomic window:
- the LOC127329862 gene encoding short-chain dehydrogenase reductase 3a → MMFRAMHLLLSVTKSGAAGRVSSCSTRKLSTSSGSGRLAGKVAIITGAASGIGKATAVEFVKNGAKVVITDIQDDLGHAVVAELGGSNTAFYARCDVTNEAQVAAAVDLALARHGRLDVMFNNAGIIGTTYAGGPIESMDLADFDRVMAVNLRGVAAGIKHAARAMVPRNHGCILCTASTAGVLGGAAPHAYSVSKTAIIGMVRSAAVELAARGVRVNAISPYGIATSMGTRGVREMLGLPPVGTDTDDEEVVRRVFEEDFNEMGGGVVLRAEDVARAAVFLASHDARYITGHNLMVDGGFSVGKPLNIPVR, encoded by the exons ATGATGTTCCGAGCAATGCACCTTCTTCTCAG CGTGACAAAGAGTGGAGCTGCGGGACGGGTGAGCTCATGCTCGACTCGCAAGCTCTCCACGTCCTCAGGCTCTGGCAGGTTAGCTGGGAAGGTGGCCATCATCACCGGCGCGGCCAGTGGCATCGGGAAGGCGACCGCCGTGGAGTTCGTCAAAAACGGCGCCAAGGTCGTCATCACCGACATCCAGGATGATCTCGGACATGCCGTGGTGGCAGAGCTCGGTGGTTCGAACACGGCCTTCTACGCCCGCTGCGACGTGACTAACGAGGCGCAGGTGGCGGCCGCCGTGGACCTCGCCCTGGCGCGCCACGGCCGCCTCGATGTCATGTTCAATAACGCCGGCATCATTGGCACCACCTACGCGGGCGGCCCCATTGAGTCCATGGACCTGGCCGACTTCGACCGCGTCATGGCCGTCAACCTCCGAGGTGTGGCCGCCGGCATCAAGCACGCGGCACGGGCCATGGTCCCACGCAACCATGGGTGCATCTTGTGCACGGCTAGCACAGCGGGCGTGCTGGGCGGGGCGGCCCCCCACGCATACAGCGTCTCCAAGACAGCCATCATCGGCATGGTGCGGTCGGCTGCagtggagctggcggcgcgcggcgTCAGGGTGAACGCCATCTCGCCGTACGGCATCGCCACATCCATGGGCACGCGGGGCGTGAGGGAGATGCTGGGGCTCCCGCCAGTTGGCACTGATACCGACGATGAGGAGGTGGTCAGACGGGTGTTCGAGGAGGACTTCAACGAGATGGGCGGCGGTGTGGTGTTGCGCGCAGAGGACGTGGCGAGGGCGGCCGTGTTTCTCGCGTCCCACGACGCCAGGTACATCACCGGGCATAATCTCATGGTGGACGGTGGGTTCTCCGTGGGGAAGCCGCTCAACATCCCGGTGCGTTGA